The segment AAAAGCAGCATCCACTAATTGAATATCTATATTTTCTAACTCGATTTCTTCCGGAAAGTGTATATGTTTTGCCTTTTCTTGAGCCTGTTTTAATTTTTCTTGTGCAAGTTCTTCCACATCGAAAAACCGCCTTAAATTCTCTAACGAACTGTCAAACCATAATTCTATGGTTCCGATTTTCACTGGAAAACCAGTCCGGTGTATATCAACCTTTAACCCTTCCATGTTCATCCTCCTTTACATTGTAAAGGGGCAATAAGCCCCTCATTTATCCGGCTGGTACAACATCGGTTTCTTTTGGAATTTGGTCGAAACGAATGTTACAACTAAACGTCTCGTATGCTGATGCATCCCCTGCTCCAGCGACGATAGATGAAATAGTGGCACGTCCTATCCATTGTTTTGTTCCATCTGAGGAAACGACTTTATGCCATACCTTTCGTCCTTCTCCTACCTTATATTTTTTTCCTGCGATAAGCGCCTGGGCAGGATCATCAGAAAAGAAGTGACCTTCAGGTGTGTATGCTCCTGCAACAGAAATAATCTCAGTTTCTGGAGTTCCATCACCTGAATAATATGCTGTTTCCTCTGTTTCTTCTTGTGTATCATCCCCAATGGTTGAAATCCCTGTTGCTAATTCCAACC is part of the Sutcliffiella sp. FSL R7-0096 genome and harbors:
- a CDS encoding phage tail protein; amino-acid sequence: MGKLKNAMRTHFVQEFTPGQEEPGTEWLELATGISTIGDDTQEETEETAYYSGDGTPETEIISVAGAYTPEGHFFSDDPAQALIAGKKYKVGEGRKVWHKVVSSDGTKQWIGRATISSIVAGAGDASAYETFSCNIRFDQIPKETDVVPAG